From one Streptomyces sp. CA-210063 genomic stretch:
- a CDS encoding acetate--CoA ligase family protein: MAEDRVLRVRTLLDAVRAEGRSALTAPEGKVIADAYGIAVPGEELAKDVDEAVKYAARFGGPVVMKIVSPDILHKTDAGGVIVGVEGATDVRAAFCQIIENAKEYAPQARIEGVQVQELLPKGQEVIVGAVTDPTFGKVVAFGLGGVLVEVLKDVTFRLAPVDADEALSMLDSIRAAEILRGVRGAPAVDRWAIAEQIRRVSELVADFPEIAEVDLNPVIATPEGAVAADIRVILAESVPKPRRTYTREEILTSMRRLMEPSSVAVIGASNEQGKIGNSVMRNLIDGGFSGEIHPVNPKADDILGRKAYKSVTDVPGEVDVAVFAIPARFVASALEEVGRKGIANAVLIPSGFAETGEHELQDEIVAIAERHGVRLLGPNIYGYYSTWQDLCATFCTPYDVKGGVALTSQSGGIGMAILGFARTTKTGVSAIVGLGNKSDLDEDDLLTWFGEDPHTECIAMHLEDLKDGRAFVEAARATVPKKPVVVLKAGRTAAGAKAAGSHTGALAGDDAVYEDILKQAGVIRAPGLNDMLEYARALPVLPAPQGDNVVIITGAGGSGVLLSDAVTDNGLSLMEIPPDLDASFREFIPPFGAAGNPVDITGGEPPSTYEATIRLGLEDPRIHALVLGYWHTIVTPPMVFAELTARVVAEFRERGIEKPVVASLAGDVEVEEACQYLFERGVVAYPYTTEKPVAVLGAKYRWARAAGLL; encoded by the coding sequence ATGGCCGAAGACCGGGTGCTGAGGGTGCGCACACTCCTCGACGCCGTGCGGGCCGAGGGCCGGAGCGCGCTGACCGCTCCCGAGGGCAAGGTGATCGCCGACGCGTACGGGATCGCCGTACCCGGCGAGGAGTTGGCGAAGGACGTCGACGAGGCGGTGAAGTACGCGGCGCGCTTCGGCGGGCCGGTGGTCATGAAGATCGTCTCGCCGGACATCCTCCACAAGACCGACGCGGGCGGTGTGATCGTCGGGGTGGAGGGCGCCACCGACGTACGGGCCGCCTTCTGCCAGATCATCGAGAACGCGAAGGAGTACGCCCCTCAGGCGCGCATCGAGGGCGTCCAGGTGCAGGAGCTGCTCCCCAAGGGGCAGGAGGTCATCGTCGGCGCGGTGACCGACCCGACCTTCGGAAAGGTCGTCGCCTTCGGACTCGGCGGGGTGCTGGTCGAGGTCCTCAAGGACGTGACGTTCCGGCTCGCGCCGGTCGACGCGGACGAGGCGCTCTCCATGCTGGACTCGATCCGCGCGGCGGAGATCCTGCGCGGGGTGCGCGGGGCGCCTGCCGTGGACCGGTGGGCGATCGCCGAGCAGATCCGCCGGGTCTCCGAACTCGTCGCGGACTTCCCGGAGATCGCCGAGGTGGACCTCAACCCGGTGATCGCCACGCCGGAGGGCGCGGTCGCGGCGGACATCCGGGTGATCCTCGCGGAGTCGGTGCCGAAGCCCCGGCGTACATACACGCGCGAGGAGATCCTCACGTCGATGCGCCGGCTGATGGAGCCCTCGTCGGTGGCCGTGATCGGGGCCTCCAACGAGCAGGGCAAGATCGGCAACTCGGTGATGCGCAACCTCATCGACGGCGGTTTCTCCGGGGAGATCCACCCGGTGAACCCCAAGGCCGATGACATCCTGGGCCGCAAGGCGTACAAGAGTGTCACGGACGTCCCTGGTGAGGTGGATGTGGCGGTCTTCGCGATCCCCGCCAGGTTCGTGGCCTCGGCGCTGGAGGAGGTGGGTCGCAAGGGCATCGCCAACGCCGTCTTGATCCCGTCGGGGTTCGCGGAGACCGGCGAGCACGAACTCCAGGACGAGATCGTGGCGATCGCCGAGCGGCACGGCGTCCGGCTGCTCGGGCCGAACATCTACGGCTACTACTCGACGTGGCAGGACCTCTGCGCCACGTTCTGCACGCCGTACGACGTCAAGGGCGGCGTGGCGCTGACCTCGCAGTCCGGCGGTATCGGCATGGCCATCCTGGGCTTCGCGCGCACCACGAAGACGGGTGTGTCGGCGATCGTCGGGCTCGGCAACAAGTCGGACCTGGACGAGGACGACCTGCTGACCTGGTTCGGCGAGGACCCGCACACCGAGTGCATCGCGATGCACCTGGAGGACCTCAAGGACGGGCGGGCCTTCGTGGAGGCCGCGCGGGCGACCGTCCCGAAGAAGCCGGTCGTGGTCCTGAAGGCAGGCCGTACGGCGGCCGGGGCGAAGGCGGCGGGCTCGCACACGGGCGCGCTGGCGGGCGACGACGCCGTGTACGAGGACATCCTGAAGCAGGCGGGTGTCATCAGGGCGCCAGGGCTGAACGACATGCTGGAGTACGCGCGCGCGTTGCCCGTGCTTCCGGCTCCGCAGGGCGACAACGTCGTGATCATCACGGGCGCCGGCGGCAGTGGCGTACTGCTGTCGGACGCGGTGACGGACAACGGGCTCTCCCTGATGGAGATCCCGCCGGACCTGGACGCGTCCTTCCGGGAGTTCATCCCACCCTTCGGGGCCGCCGGCAACCCGGTCGACATCACCGGCGGTGAGCCGCCGTCGACGTACGAGGCGACGATCCGGCTGGGTCTTGAGGACCCGCGCATCCACGCGCTCGTCCTCGGCTACTGGCACACGATCGTCACCCCGCCCATGGTGTTCGCCGAGCTCACCGCGCGCGTGGTGGCCGAGTTCCGGGAGCGCGGCATCGAGAAGCCGGTCGTGGCGTCGCTGGCGGGCGATGTCGAGGTCGAGGAGGCCTGCCAGTACCTCTTCGAGCGTGGGGTCGTGGCGTACCCGTACACGACCGAGAAGCCGGTGGCGGTGCTGGGTGCGAAGTATCGCTGGGCGCGGGCGGCGGGGTTGCTGTGA
- a CDS encoding OFA family MFS transporter has translation MATTDISTSVPYREVTDANGRMYRIGESDLDIMGRKRKWMVILPWVGMMGISSAEYAFASAEETLHTAHSWSNQHIFWMLGVWVFFQAAVAFPAGKLRESGKLPARWAMMLGAVGTLLGYLSLAFAPHVVVAYVGFGMFSGMGAGMVYATCVNMVGKWYPERKGGKTGFVNGGFAYGSVPFVFIFTGFMDLTNFRWVLVSVGVFLAAVVAVAGYFFQDPPKNWWPAEVDPLRKPDDPRARRALEKNPPAVKQYTPSEAWRTGRVALMWFCLLCTSGVNIFGIAFQVPFGNEAGFAGGIVATAMSLKAIVNGTGRGVIGWLSDRYGRKECLIFVCIVLGLSQYGILWSGDIGNLPLFLVFSSISGFGGGAIFPMFAAMTADYFGENNNASNYGLVYSSKLVSGLLGSGMGAVVVANWDYAGAFVLAGSISLFAGFVAVFLHPPGRPRSKHIAPNPRPLGDEVA, from the coding sequence ATGGCAACAACTGACATCTCCACATCCGTCCCCTACAGGGAGGTGACGGACGCCAACGGCCGGATGTACCGGATCGGTGAATCCGACCTCGACATCATGGGCCGCAAACGCAAGTGGATGGTCATCCTGCCGTGGGTGGGCATGATGGGCATCAGCTCGGCGGAGTACGCGTTCGCGTCCGCCGAGGAAACCCTGCACACGGCACACAGCTGGAGCAACCAGCACATCTTCTGGATGCTGGGCGTGTGGGTGTTCTTCCAGGCCGCGGTGGCCTTCCCCGCCGGGAAGCTCCGTGAGAGCGGCAAGCTGCCGGCCCGCTGGGCGATGATGCTGGGCGCCGTCGGCACCCTGCTCGGCTATCTGTCCCTCGCGTTCGCTCCGCACGTCGTCGTCGCGTACGTCGGGTTCGGCATGTTCAGCGGTATGGGCGCGGGCATGGTCTACGCGACCTGCGTGAACATGGTCGGCAAGTGGTATCCGGAGCGCAAGGGCGGCAAGACCGGCTTCGTCAACGGCGGCTTCGCCTACGGTTCGGTGCCCTTCGTGTTCATCTTCACCGGGTTCATGGACCTGACGAACTTCCGCTGGGTGCTGGTCTCCGTCGGTGTGTTCCTCGCGGCGGTCGTCGCCGTGGCCGGTTACTTCTTCCAGGACCCGCCGAAGAACTGGTGGCCGGCCGAGGTCGACCCGCTGCGGAAGCCGGACGACCCGCGCGCGCGGCGGGCGCTGGAGAAGAACCCGCCGGCCGTGAAGCAGTACACGCCCAGTGAGGCCTGGCGGACGGGCCGCGTCGCGCTGATGTGGTTCTGTCTGCTGTGCACCTCGGGTGTGAACATCTTCGGTATCGCCTTCCAGGTGCCGTTCGGCAACGAGGCCGGCTTCGCGGGCGGGATCGTCGCCACGGCCATGTCGCTGAAGGCGATCGTCAACGGCACCGGCCGCGGTGTCATCGGCTGGCTCTCCGACCGTTACGGCCGCAAGGAGTGTCTGATCTTCGTCTGCATCGTGCTGGGCCTGTCCCAGTACGGCATCCTCTGGTCCGGCGACATCGGCAACCTGCCGCTGTTCCTGGTGTTCTCCAGCATCTCCGGCTTTGGTGGCGGCGCGATCTTCCCGATGTTCGCGGCGATGACCGCGGACTATTTCGGCGAGAACAACAACGCCTCCAACTACGGTCTGGTCTACAGCTCCAAGCTGGTCTCCGGTCTGCTCGGGTCCGGCATGGGCGCCGTGGTCGTGGCGAACTGGGACTACGCGGGCGCCTTCGTGCTCGCCGGTTCCATCTCGCTGTTCGCCGGCTTCGTGGCCGTCTTCCTGCACCCGCCGGGGCGGCCCCGCAGCAAGCACATCGCTCCCAATCCCCGTCCGCTCGGTGACGAAGTGGCCTGA
- a CDS encoding sugar phosphate isomerase/epimerase family protein: MSRTHQPDPELTHRLSRRGMLGVAAGAAVAALLGTAATPAAATPATAATGRGRPVLPPGRLGIQLYSLRDKVSTLGFAPVFAELEKYGYDEVEFAGYTQGSAGPITLAQLKRLARDHGLTPIGSHVGYYSSDPNAYTFAQNLTKVLDDAQALGLKHIGTAAGPFRYGMTVDAMKRAAEEFNTYGAAAKARGMKFYQHNHSEEFSFATDNPKVRLYDVLLKETDPRLVYLEMDIFWAYVAQFRFSKRPDGTPAPFEPLDYVLRRPDRYPLFHVKDGESDPSNPFGYRMVDVGDGDIDYQKFISAVTRLKGHRLAHHWQAEHDNPTESLTFARRSSEHLHSLREKC; this comes from the coding sequence ATGAGCCGCACTCACCAGCCGGATCCCGAACTCACCCACCGCCTCAGCAGACGAGGCATGCTCGGCGTGGCCGCCGGTGCCGCGGTCGCCGCGCTGCTGGGCACCGCGGCCACTCCCGCCGCGGCCACCCCCGCCACGGCGGCGACAGGCCGGGGCCGTCCCGTCCTCCCGCCCGGCCGACTCGGCATCCAGCTCTACAGCCTGCGCGACAAGGTCTCCACCCTCGGCTTCGCTCCCGTCTTCGCCGAGCTGGAGAAGTACGGCTACGACGAGGTCGAGTTCGCCGGCTACACCCAGGGCTCGGCGGGCCCCATCACGCTCGCCCAGCTCAAGCGGCTGGCCCGCGACCACGGCCTGACCCCGATCGGCAGCCACGTCGGCTACTACTCCAGCGACCCGAACGCGTACACCTTCGCCCAGAACCTCACCAAGGTCCTCGACGACGCCCAGGCCCTCGGCCTGAAGCACATCGGCACCGCCGCCGGACCGTTCCGCTACGGCATGACCGTCGACGCGATGAAGCGGGCCGCCGAGGAGTTCAACACCTACGGCGCGGCGGCCAAGGCGCGGGGCATGAAGTTCTACCAGCACAACCACTCCGAGGAGTTCTCCTTCGCCACGGACAACCCCAAGGTCCGCCTCTACGACGTGCTGCTCAAGGAGACCGACCCCCGCCTCGTCTACCTGGAGATGGACATCTTCTGGGCGTACGTGGCCCAGTTCCGGTTCTCGAAGCGGCCCGACGGAACACCCGCGCCGTTCGAGCCCCTCGACTACGTCCTCAGGCGCCCCGACCGCTACCCGCTGTTCCACGTCAAGGACGGCGAGAGCGACCCGTCGAACCCCTTCGGCTACCGCATGGTGGACGTCGGCGACGGCGACATCGACTACCAGAAGTTCATCTCGGCCGTCACCCGCCTGAAGGGCCACCGGCTCGCCCACCACTGGCAGGCCGAACACGACAACCCCACCGAGTCCCTCACCTTCGCCCGCCGCTCCAGCGAGCATCTGCACTCCCTGCGGGAGAAGTGCTGA
- a CDS encoding nucleotide pyrophosphatase/phosphodiesterase family protein, translated as MNPQPDAGPTPLLVLDVVGLTPRLLDHMPHLKSLGQSGSRAHLGTVLPAVTCAAQSTFLTGTLPAEHGIVGNGWYFRELGDVLLWRQHNGLVAGDKLWDAARRAHPGYTVANICWWYAMGADTDITVTPRPIYYSDGRKEPDCYTRPPALHDELTAQLGTFPLFHFWGPGADLVSSRWIVDATRHIIRTRRPDLALCYLPHLDYDLQRHGPDDPRSLKAAADLDKVMAPLLDDARAEGRTVVALSEYGITPVNRPVDINRALRRAGLLDVHTQDGMEYLDPMASRAFAVADHQIAHVYVRRPEDLEATREALADLPGIDQLLDDQGKKAHHLDHPRSGELVAVAEPDAWFTYYYWLDDARAPDFARLVEIHRKPGYDPVELFMDPLDPYVKLKAATALARKKLGLRYRMAVVPLDPSPIRGSHGRLPVSDDDGPLIICSTPRAVGDRVAATDVKALLLRLAGLS; from the coding sequence GTGAACCCGCAACCCGACGCGGGACCCACCCCCCTCCTCGTCCTGGACGTCGTCGGCCTCACCCCCCGTCTCCTCGACCACATGCCCCACCTCAAGTCCCTCGGCCAGTCCGGCTCCCGCGCCCACCTCGGCACCGTCCTGCCCGCCGTCACCTGCGCCGCCCAGTCGACCTTCCTGACCGGCACGCTCCCCGCCGAGCACGGCATCGTCGGCAACGGCTGGTACTTCCGCGAACTCGGCGACGTCCTGCTGTGGCGCCAGCACAACGGCCTCGTCGCCGGGGACAAACTGTGGGACGCCGCCCGCCGCGCGCACCCCGGCTACACGGTCGCCAATATCTGCTGGTGGTACGCCATGGGCGCCGACACCGACATCACCGTCACCCCCCGTCCGATCTACTACTCCGACGGCCGCAAGGAACCCGACTGCTACACCCGGCCCCCGGCCCTGCACGACGAACTCACCGCGCAACTCGGCACGTTCCCCCTGTTCCACTTCTGGGGACCGGGCGCCGACCTGGTCTCCAGCCGATGGATCGTCGACGCGACCCGCCACATCATCCGCACCCGCCGGCCGGACCTGGCCCTCTGCTACCTCCCTCACCTCGACTACGACCTGCAGCGCCACGGCCCCGACGACCCGCGCTCCCTGAAGGCGGCCGCCGACCTGGACAAGGTCATGGCGCCCCTGCTCGACGACGCCCGGGCGGAAGGCCGTACCGTCGTCGCGCTCTCCGAGTACGGCATCACCCCGGTGAACCGTCCCGTCGACATCAACCGCGCCCTGCGCCGCGCCGGCCTCCTCGACGTGCACACGCAGGACGGCATGGAGTATCTGGACCCGATGGCCTCACGGGCCTTCGCGGTCGCCGATCACCAGATCGCCCATGTGTATGTGCGCCGCCCCGAGGACCTGGAAGCCACCAGGGAAGCCCTCGCGGACCTGCCCGGTATCGACCAACTCCTCGACGACCAGGGCAAGAAGGCCCATCACCTCGACCATCCGCGCTCCGGCGAACTCGTCGCCGTGGCGGAGCCGGACGCCTGGTTCACGTACTACTACTGGCTCGACGACGCCCGCGCGCCCGACTTCGCGCGACTGGTCGAGATCCACCGCAAACCCGGCTACGACCCGGTCGAGCTGTTCATGGACCCGCTCGACCCGTATGTGAAGCTCAAGGCGGCCACGGCACTGGCCCGCAAGAAACTCGGCCTGCGCTACCGCATGGCGGTCGTGCCGCTGGATCCCTCACCTATTCGCGGCAGCCACGGCCGCCTTCCCGTGAGCGACGACGACGGTCCGCTCATCATCTGCTCCACCCCCCGCGCTGTCGGCGACCGCGTCGCGGCCACCGATGTGAAAGCACTGCTGCTCCGACTGGCCGGTCTCTCCTGA
- the eboE gene encoding metabolite traffic protein EboE, producing MRFRHPDGSTVHLAYCTNVHPAETLDGVLAQLRDHCEPVRRRLGRDRLGIGLWLAKDAADALVTDPSALRGLRTELDRRGLEVVTLNGFPYQGFGAEEVKYRVYQPDWADPERLDHTTALARVLGRLLPDDVTEGTISTLPLAWRTAHDDTRAARSRTALLTLAERLDAVAELTGRSIRVGLEPEPGCIVETTADAIGPLTDIGHDRIGICVDTCHLATSFEDPHTALDALARARVPVVKSQLSAALHAEHPHLPDVREALAAFDEPRFLHQTRTATAAGLRGTDDLGEALRGEALPDASPWRAHFHVPLHAAPAAPLTSTLPVLKAVLTHLVGGAHPLTRHLEVETYTWQALPPELRPRGRAQLADGIAAELALARDLLTDLGLKELP from the coding sequence ATGCGCTTCCGCCACCCCGACGGGTCCACCGTCCACCTCGCCTACTGCACCAATGTGCACCCGGCCGAGACCCTCGACGGTGTCCTCGCCCAACTGCGCGACCACTGCGAGCCCGTACGCCGCCGCCTCGGCCGCGACCGCCTCGGTATCGGCCTGTGGCTGGCCAAGGACGCCGCCGACGCCCTGGTGACCGACCCGTCCGCACTGCGCGGCCTGCGCACCGAACTCGACCGGCGCGGCCTCGAGGTCGTCACCCTCAACGGCTTCCCGTACCAGGGCTTCGGCGCCGAAGAGGTCAAGTACCGCGTCTACCAGCCGGACTGGGCCGACCCGGAACGCCTCGACCACACCACCGCCCTCGCGCGCGTCCTCGGCCGGCTCCTCCCCGACGACGTCACCGAGGGCACCATCTCGACCCTGCCCCTGGCCTGGCGCACGGCCCACGACGACACCCGCGCCGCCCGGTCCCGCACGGCTCTGCTCACCCTCGCCGAACGCCTCGACGCCGTGGCCGAGTTGACCGGCCGCTCCATCCGCGTCGGCCTGGAACCGGAGCCCGGCTGCATCGTCGAGACCACCGCCGACGCCATAGGCCCCCTGACCGACATCGGCCACGACCGCATCGGCATCTGCGTCGACACCTGCCACCTCGCCACCTCCTTCGAAGACCCGCACACCGCCCTGGACGCGCTCGCCCGAGCCCGTGTCCCCGTCGTCAAATCCCAGCTCTCGGCCGCCCTGCACGCCGAGCACCCCCACCTCCCCGACGTCCGCGAGGCCCTCGCCGCCTTCGACGAACCCCGCTTCCTGCACCAGACCCGCACAGCCACCGCCGCCGGCCTGCGCGGCACCGACGACCTCGGTGAGGCCCTCAGGGGCGAGGCACTCCCCGACGCCTCACCCTGGCGCGCCCACTTCCACGTCCCGCTCCACGCGGCCCCCGCCGCGCCCCTCACCTCCACGCTCCCCGTACTCAAGGCCGTCCTGACCCACCTGGTCGGCGGCGCCCACCCCCTCACCCGCCATCTGGAGGTCGAGACCTACACCTGGCAGGCCCTCCCACCCGAACTCCGCCCCCGGGGTCGCGCCCAGCTCGCCGACGGCATCGCCGCCGAACTCGCCCTCGCCCGCGACCTGTTGACGGACCTCGGCCTCAAGGAGCTGCCGTGA
- a CDS encoding TatD family hydrolase: protein MRIFDPHIHMTSRTTDDYEAMHEAGVRAVVEPAFWLGQPRTSPASFIDYFDSLLGWEPFRAAQYGIAHHCAIALNPKEANDPQCTPVLDQLPRYLLKDRVVAVGEIGYDSMTAAEDHALEHQLQLAADHGLPALVHTPHRDKLTGLRRTLDAVRTSALPAERVLLDHLNETTVKEAKDSGAWLGFSVYPDTKMDEERMVAVIKAFGPEKVLVNSAADWGRSDPLKTRKVGDALLAAGFDEDDVDLVLWRNPVAFYGLSGRLALDVTATDATHEGNSILRGGE, encoded by the coding sequence ATGCGCATCTTCGACCCCCACATCCACATGACGTCACGCACCACCGACGACTACGAGGCGATGCACGAGGCGGGCGTCCGCGCGGTCGTGGAGCCGGCCTTCTGGTTGGGACAGCCCCGCACCTCGCCGGCCTCGTTCATCGACTACTTCGACTCCCTGCTGGGCTGGGAGCCCTTCCGTGCCGCCCAGTACGGCATCGCCCACCACTGCGCCATCGCCCTCAACCCCAAGGAGGCGAACGACCCGCAGTGCACGCCCGTGCTGGACCAGCTGCCCCGCTATCTGCTCAAGGACCGCGTCGTGGCCGTCGGGGAGATCGGCTACGACTCCATGACCGCGGCCGAGGACCACGCGCTCGAGCACCAGCTGCAGCTGGCCGCCGACCACGGCCTGCCCGCCCTCGTCCACACCCCGCACCGGGACAAACTGACCGGCCTGCGCCGCACACTCGACGCCGTACGCACCTCCGCGCTGCCGGCCGAACGGGTGCTCCTCGACCACCTCAACGAGACCACCGTCAAGGAGGCCAAGGACAGCGGGGCCTGGCTCGGCTTCTCCGTCTACCCGGACACCAAGATGGACGAGGAGCGGATGGTCGCCGTCATCAAGGCGTTCGGCCCGGAGAAGGTGCTGGTCAACTCCGCCGCCGACTGGGGCAGAAGCGACCCCCTGAAGACCCGCAAGGTCGGCGACGCCCTGCTCGCCGCCGGGTTCGACGAGGACGACGTGGACCTGGTGCTCTGGCGCAACCCCGTCGCCTTCTACGGCCTCAGCGGCCGCCTCGCCCTCGACGTCACCGCGACGGACGCCACGCACGAGGGCAACAGCATCCTGCGCGGCGGGGAGTGA
- a CDS encoding EboA domain-containing protein has product MIHHRTPDRPAAHPALAAPADLRGHLNAHLADAARAWLGRALDEAADHPGTHGPISVWELRLAEAGRRCGTEHADAVRVLILHAARADTGALTRVYRQGTADERRAVLHALPHLVPGPDALHLVEDALRTNDTRLVAAALGPYAARHLAPHPWRHAVLKCLFTGVRVDEITDLTRRAHGDAELARMLGDHAEERTAAGRPVPEDLYRVLALTAPPPADENGIDGKES; this is encoded by the coding sequence GTGATCCACCACCGCACGCCGGACCGTCCGGCAGCCCACCCGGCCCTCGCCGCCCCCGCCGACCTGCGCGGCCACCTGAACGCCCACCTCGCGGACGCCGCTCGCGCCTGGCTGGGACGGGCACTCGACGAGGCCGCCGATCACCCGGGCACCCACGGGCCCATCTCCGTCTGGGAACTGCGCCTCGCCGAGGCGGGCCGACGCTGCGGTACCGAACACGCCGACGCCGTCCGCGTCCTGATCCTGCACGCGGCCCGCGCCGACACCGGCGCGCTCACCCGCGTCTACCGCCAGGGCACCGCCGACGAACGCCGGGCCGTCCTGCACGCGCTGCCCCACCTGGTGCCCGGCCCCGACGCGCTGCATCTCGTCGAGGACGCCCTGCGGACCAACGACACCCGCCTTGTCGCCGCCGCCCTCGGCCCGTACGCCGCCCGCCATCTGGCCCCGCACCCGTGGCGGCACGCCGTGCTCAAGTGCCTGTTCACCGGGGTACGCGTCGACGAGATCACCGACCTGACCCGTCGTGCCCACGGCGACGCCGAACTCGCCCGCATGCTCGGCGACCACGCCGAGGAACGCACCGCCGCGGGCCGTCCCGTACCCGAGGACCTGTACCGCGTCCTGGCCCTGACCGCGCCCCCACCGGCCGATGAGAACGGCATCGACGGCAAGGAGTCCTGA
- a CDS encoding sugar phosphate isomerase/epimerase family protein: protein MSRGHRRVSAGAGAGPSLPTNPHASPPLHPQLPRSAQSPRSAQSPQPTSSSATSPKRRLSFGYGTNGLADLRLDDALALLADLGYDGVGLTLDHMHLDPLAPDLAARTQRLARRLDSLGLTVTVETGARYVLDPRRKHGPTLLDPDPDDRARRAGLLIRAVQVAADLGAHAVHCFSGVTPSTTDEDTAWKRLPDALTPVLDAATSAGIPLAVEPEPGHLLATLADFHRLREALDSPAALGLTLDIGHCQCLEPLPPADCVRAAAPWLRHVQIEDMRRGIHEHLPLGDGEIDFPPVLEALAAIDYRALTVVELPRHSHAGPHFAEQSLSFLRRTTGRTAAPRLEDTGPPEPDHTPSRTTDKARATPDAPVTPPPSPNGSPT from the coding sequence ATGAGCAGGGGACACCGTCGAGTGTCGGCCGGGGCCGGGGCCGGGCCCTCCCTCCCGACGAACCCCCACGCGTCGCCACCCCTCCACCCACAGCTCCCCCGGTCGGCCCAGTCCCCCCGGTCGGCCCAGTCCCCTCAGCCGACCTCGTCGAGCGCGACCTCCCCGAAGCGCCGCCTCTCCTTCGGCTACGGCACCAACGGCCTCGCCGACCTCCGACTCGACGACGCCCTCGCCCTCCTCGCCGACCTCGGCTACGACGGCGTCGGTCTGACCCTCGACCACATGCATCTCGACCCGCTCGCCCCCGACCTCGCGGCCCGCACGCAGCGGCTCGCGCGACGGCTGGACTCCCTCGGCCTGACCGTCACCGTGGAGACGGGCGCCCGCTATGTCCTCGACCCCCGCCGCAAGCACGGCCCCACGCTGCTGGACCCCGACCCCGACGACCGTGCCCGCCGGGCCGGCCTGCTGATCCGGGCGGTACAGGTCGCCGCCGACCTCGGCGCCCACGCCGTGCACTGCTTCAGCGGAGTCACCCCGTCCACCACCGACGAGGACACCGCCTGGAAACGCCTCCCCGACGCGCTCACGCCCGTCCTCGACGCCGCCACCTCCGCCGGCATTCCCCTCGCCGTCGAACCCGAGCCCGGTCACCTCCTCGCCACGCTCGCCGACTTCCACCGCCTCCGCGAGGCCCTCGACAGCCCCGCCGCACTCGGTCTCACCCTCGACATCGGCCACTGCCAGTGCCTCGAACCCCTCCCACCCGCCGACTGCGTCCGCGCCGCCGCCCCCTGGCTCCGCCACGTCCAGATCGAGGACATGCGCCGCGGCATCCACGAACACCTCCCCCTCGGCGACGGCGAGATCGACTTCCCGCCGGTCCTGGAAGCGCTGGCCGCCATCGACTACCGGGCCCTGACCGTCGTCGAACTACCCCGCCACTCCCACGCCGGCCCCCACTTCGCCGAACAGTCCCTCTCCTTCCTCCGTCGAACGACGGGCCGGACGGCCGCTCCTCGGCTCGAAGACACCGGCCCACCCGAGCCCGACCACACGCCCAGCCGCACCACCGACAAGGCCCGAGCGACTCCGGACGCTCCCGTGACACCACCGCCGTCCCCGAACGGGAGCCCCACGTGA